The genomic segment GTTCAGTTCGTACTTCAAAATTTCTAAATCTGCCGCAGGCGACCAAGTAATCTCTTTGCTCTTGGTCAAAAAAGGTAGCCAGGGACTTAAAATCTCCCCGATAATGCTGCCAAACAAAAGTCCACTCACCAACAGAAACACGAGAGTAAGCGTTTCTTTCCCCATTTTCCCAACTCCCTTTTTATAAGGGATTCTCTTTTTGCCAAACATAAGTTTAGCAAATGGGGAGAAGCGAAACAATCCCTGATTGCTCCTGGTAGTTACTGTATAGAAAGAAAAGGCCTCCTGCAAGAAAACCTTGCGAAGACCATATAAACATGCATTTATGTGGATGACCGTGCATTTTGAATCCAGCTCGCGTAGCTCTCGAAAAAGGCAAGAACCCCCGCCTGTACTTGCCACGCATAGGATTCGGCGCTTTCCACCTTTTTGCCGGCGCTTGCTTCTGCCATTTTGTCCCTTGCTGCCAGCGCTTGATTCACCCCATTTACCATCCCATCTAGCAATGGCTTCCAGGCTTCCTTTGCTTCCATACGGCGGCTTTCCTCCAAAAATTGGCGGTGAATTTCTTTTAATTCTGCTGTTTCTTTTGCCGTTGGC from the Brevibacillus brevis genome contains:
- a CDS encoding DUF4321 domain-containing protein, producing the protein MGKETLTLVFLLVSGLLFGSIIGEILSPWLPFLTKSKEITWSPAADLEILKYELNFQVKLNLASIGGLALAFWIHRRIK